A DNA window from Clavibacter sepedonicus contains the following coding sequences:
- a CDS encoding FAD binding domain-containing protein, which translates to MDQPTVRSVVPARTRDDLAALGPTVAALAGGSGIFAEPHPHLIGLVDLHALGWEPLVVTDDGLEIAATCTIAEVAGIAPQDGWAAHPLFLQACTALYGSTKIWRVATVGGNICSALPAGPMTALASALDADALIWRAATPDAPARDERMPVAELVTGDRTTALKPGDVLRSIHVPAASLRARTAFRKIALSPIGRSGSVVIGRLDEGGAFTLTVTGATLRPELLRYPALPDAAALADDVRAIGSWFTDAHGAADWRRAVSALLAEEIRAELAGDAAGAGDGPASGERGTPPGAATTTTAGARP; encoded by the coding sequence ATGGACCAGCCGACCGTCCGCTCCGTCGTGCCCGCCCGGACGCGGGACGACCTCGCGGCGCTCGGGCCGACCGTGGCGGCGCTCGCGGGCGGATCCGGCATCTTCGCCGAGCCGCACCCGCACCTGATCGGGCTCGTCGACCTCCACGCGCTCGGCTGGGAGCCGCTCGTCGTCACGGACGACGGGCTCGAGATCGCGGCGACCTGCACCATCGCGGAGGTCGCCGGGATCGCGCCCCAGGACGGCTGGGCGGCGCACCCGCTCTTCCTCCAGGCCTGCACGGCGCTGTACGGGTCGACGAAGATCTGGCGGGTCGCGACCGTGGGCGGCAACATCTGCTCGGCGCTGCCCGCCGGCCCGATGACGGCGCTCGCCTCCGCGCTCGACGCCGACGCGCTGATCTGGCGAGCCGCGACGCCCGACGCCCCCGCCCGCGACGAGCGGATGCCCGTGGCCGAGCTCGTCACCGGCGACCGGACCACCGCGCTGAAGCCCGGCGACGTGCTGCGGTCGATCCACGTGCCGGCGGCGTCGCTGCGCGCCCGGACGGCGTTCCGCAAGATCGCGCTGTCGCCCATCGGGCGGTCGGGGTCCGTGGTGATCGGCCGGCTCGACGAGGGCGGCGCGTTCACGCTGACCGTGACCGGCGCCACGCTCCGGCCCGAGCTGCTGCGCTACCCGGCGCTCCCGGACGCCGCGGCGCTCGCCGACGACGTGCGGGCGATCGGATCCTGGTTCACCGACGCGCACGGCGCCGCCGACTGGCGGCGGGCGGTGAGCGCGCTGCTGGCGGAGGAGATCCGCGCGGAACTGGCGGGCGATGCCGCGGGCGCGGGCGACGGTCCGGCATCCGGCGAGCGCGGCACCCCGCCCGGCGCCGCGACCACGACGACGGCAGGAGCACGCCCGTGA
- a CDS encoding stealth family protein, with product MAGSARQFNVALEPTVDPATSEEEFSRQDDAVAPAPATWPTTHHRPDVVIRKGLATLVNRTLTPHQALVTDLLFIRDALLATGIDVWLIRGNDERPVIAIDVQNRDTVVRALVAANADEPLYAKTVDGRRRPPLLVADGRLTDNPDAGIFRLYRPRIEPEGLLAYGASTAVELQFFRFEGETIVWPVENSLTREILPANEVVPTTVEMYGHEWKTLRGMFDAQASDITFDIDMVFSWVDGNDPEFQKRRAERMKDVVVGEGDDSEARFRQIDELKYALRSVYLFAPWVRRIFIVTDSPKPSWLADHPAVTFVRSEEFFTDPAALPTHNSQAVESQLQHIPGLSEHFLYSNDDMFFGRPVQPGMFFSPGGITKFIEAATRIGLGDNDSDRSGFENSARVNRRLLMERFGRLITRHLEHAATPLRKSVLLELEQEFAEDFHRTQLSRFRSSTDISVTNSLYHYYAQMTARAVQQENAKVAYVDTTSRAGLDMLPGLLKRRSQDFFCLNDGSFPEVPAEERQERVQDFLERYYGIPAPWEAEVADAAGASPAGAPAEPAGPAAPASPASAAE from the coding sequence ATGGCGGGCAGCGCACGGCAGTTCAACGTAGCGCTCGAGCCGACGGTCGATCCCGCCACCAGCGAGGAGGAGTTCTCCCGCCAGGACGACGCCGTCGCCCCCGCCCCCGCCACGTGGCCCACCACGCACCACCGCCCCGACGTCGTCATCCGCAAGGGCCTCGCCACCCTCGTCAACCGCACGCTCACGCCGCACCAGGCGCTCGTGACCGACCTGCTCTTCATCCGCGACGCGCTGCTCGCGACCGGCATCGACGTCTGGCTGATCCGCGGCAACGACGAGCGCCCGGTCATCGCCATCGACGTGCAGAACCGCGACACCGTCGTCCGCGCCCTCGTCGCCGCGAACGCCGACGAGCCGCTCTACGCGAAGACCGTCGACGGCCGCCGCCGCCCGCCGCTGCTCGTCGCCGACGGCCGCCTCACCGACAACCCCGACGCCGGGATCTTCCGCCTCTACCGCCCGCGCATCGAGCCCGAGGGCCTCCTGGCCTACGGCGCGTCGACCGCGGTCGAGCTGCAGTTCTTCCGCTTCGAGGGCGAGACCATCGTCTGGCCGGTCGAGAACTCGCTGACCCGCGAGATCCTCCCGGCGAACGAGGTCGTGCCGACCACGGTCGAGATGTACGGCCACGAGTGGAAGACGCTCCGCGGCATGTTCGACGCGCAGGCGTCCGACATCACCTTCGACATCGACATGGTCTTCTCCTGGGTCGACGGCAACGACCCCGAGTTCCAGAAGCGCCGCGCCGAGCGCATGAAGGACGTCGTGGTCGGCGAGGGCGACGACTCCGAGGCCCGCTTCCGCCAGATCGACGAGCTCAAGTACGCGCTCCGCTCCGTCTACCTGTTCGCGCCGTGGGTGCGCCGCATCTTCATCGTCACCGACTCCCCGAAGCCGTCGTGGCTGGCCGACCACCCGGCCGTCACCTTCGTGCGCAGCGAGGAGTTCTTCACGGATCCCGCCGCCCTGCCCACGCACAACTCGCAGGCCGTCGAGTCGCAGCTGCAGCACATCCCCGGGCTCAGCGAGCACTTCCTCTACTCCAACGACGACATGTTCTTCGGCCGTCCGGTGCAGCCCGGCATGTTCTTCTCGCCCGGCGGGATCACCAAGTTCATCGAGGCGGCCACGCGCATCGGCCTCGGCGACAACGACTCCGACCGCAGCGGCTTCGAGAACTCGGCGCGCGTGAACCGCCGCCTGCTCATGGAGCGCTTCGGCCGCCTCATCACGCGCCACCTCGAGCACGCGGCCACGCCGTTGCGGAAGAGCGTGCTGCTCGAGCTCGAGCAGGAGTTCGCGGAGGACTTCCACCGCACGCAGCTCAGCCGCTTCCGCTCCAGCACCGACATCTCGGTCACGAACTCGCTGTACCACTACTACGCGCAGATGACCGCGCGTGCGGTGCAGCAGGAGAACGCCAAGGTCGCGTACGTCGACACGACGTCGCGTGCCGGGCTCGACATGCTCCCCGGTCTGCTGAAGCGCCGCTCGCAGGACTTCTTCTGCCTCAACGACGGATCCTTCCCCGAGGTCCCGGCCGAGGAGCGGCAGGAGCGCGTGCAGGACTTCCTCGAGCGCTACTACGGCATCCCGGCGCCGTGGGAGGCGGAGGTCGCCGACGCGGCCGGCGCCTCGCCCGCCGGCGCGCCCGCAGAGCCTGCCGGGCCCGCCGCGCCCGCCTCGCCCGCCTCCGCGGCCGAGTGA
- a CDS encoding J domain-containing protein translates to MSRAGSPADRTPYEVLGVDPAADTATLRAAYRRLVRATHPDTGGEAHLFHAVQRAWELVGDPDDRAAYDRGQGRATASDDDDPLGPDAAGYAPAPGSGTRLGAALHGVAGALARAHYLDRVAAWQGIAPGADLGVDPWSPELVRRAPRDVRWLLAKALAEEATARAAASLGMGATIFHDVRPLAGQGKIDHVVLAPAGLFALSSEDWGTEVQLVRGELQPVAPDPDGAFAPGDAPVTWLVGAACSLAASAGVRFAAAVVVVPDDALAQPVERVERGRNRGALVVRRSVLPLVLRDGVSEEGRLSVADPYAVRALLRERLTLLGPAAG, encoded by the coding sequence GTGAGCCGCGCGGGGAGCCCCGCCGACCGCACCCCCTACGAGGTGCTCGGCGTGGATCCCGCGGCCGACACCGCGACCCTCCGCGCCGCCTACCGCCGGCTCGTCCGCGCCACCCACCCGGACACGGGCGGCGAGGCGCACCTCTTCCACGCGGTGCAGCGCGCGTGGGAGCTCGTCGGGGATCCGGACGACCGCGCAGCGTACGACCGGGGCCAGGGCCGCGCGACGGCGTCCGACGATGACGACCCGTTGGGGCCCGACGCCGCCGGGTACGCGCCCGCACCCGGATCCGGCACCCGCCTCGGCGCCGCCCTCCACGGCGTCGCGGGCGCGCTCGCCCGAGCCCACTACCTCGACCGCGTGGCGGCCTGGCAGGGGATCGCGCCGGGAGCCGACCTCGGCGTGGATCCCTGGTCGCCCGAGCTCGTGCGCCGCGCCCCGCGCGACGTCCGCTGGCTGCTCGCGAAGGCCCTGGCCGAGGAGGCCACCGCGCGGGCGGCCGCCTCGCTCGGCATGGGCGCGACGATCTTCCACGACGTCCGGCCGCTGGCCGGCCAGGGGAAGATCGACCACGTCGTGCTCGCGCCCGCCGGCCTGTTCGCGCTCAGCTCCGAGGACTGGGGCACGGAGGTCCAGCTGGTGCGCGGGGAGCTGCAGCCCGTCGCGCCGGATCCCGATGGCGCGTTCGCGCCCGGCGACGCGCCCGTCACCTGGCTGGTCGGGGCGGCTTGCTCGCTCGCGGCGTCGGCCGGCGTGCGCTTCGCGGCCGCGGTGGTCGTCGTCCCCGACGACGCGCTCGCGCAGCCGGTCGAGCGCGTGGAGCGCGGCCGCAACCGGGGCGCGCTCGTCGTCCGGCGATCCGTCCTGCCGCTCGTGCTGCGCGACGGCGTCTCCGAGGAGGGCCGGCTGAGCGTCGCGGATCCCTACGCCGTGCGGGCGCTCCTCCGCGAGCGGCTGACGCTGCTCGGGCCCGCCGCGGGCTGA
- a CDS encoding RNA-binding S4 domain-containing protein yields the protein MPSDAAPPPAGGASAPIAAQAAVRVDSWLWAVRIYKTRSQATAACRAGHVRVGDERAKASQSVRPGDEVRVRVAGSERILVVRRTLVKRVGPAIAAEALTDLTPPPPPREAAPATIVRDRGAGRPTKRDRREIERLRDPDGVRGR from the coding sequence ATGCCGTCCGACGCCGCTCCGCCTCCCGCGGGCGGCGCGTCCGCCCCGATCGCCGCGCAGGCCGCGGTCCGGGTCGACAGCTGGCTCTGGGCGGTGCGGATCTACAAGACCCGGTCGCAGGCCACCGCCGCCTGCCGCGCCGGGCACGTGCGGGTCGGCGACGAGCGCGCGAAGGCGTCGCAGTCGGTACGGCCGGGCGACGAGGTGCGCGTGCGCGTCGCCGGATCCGAGCGGATCCTCGTGGTGCGCCGCACGCTCGTGAAGCGCGTCGGCCCGGCCATCGCCGCCGAGGCGCTGACCGACCTCACTCCCCCGCCGCCGCCGCGCGAGGCCGCACCCGCGACGATCGTCCGCGACCGCGGCGCCGGACGCCCGACGAAGCGCGACCGGCGCGAGATCGAGCGGCTGCGCGATCCGGACGGCGTGCGCGGGCGCTGA
- a CDS encoding molybdopterin-dependent oxidoreductase has protein sequence MSMTVDGREIPGEPAPGQSLRTWLREHEVFSVKKGCDSGDCGACAVLLDGEAVHSCILPAFRAAGREVTTAAGLGTPGDLHPVQARFVEAAGFQCGFCTPGMVVTAASLGDDELDDLPRLMKSSLCRCTGYRAIDEAIRGEHGGADHAHGDGCGGARPEGLGPVRATGSAAAAGSAATAADGSGDDARAAERAQTGRVGTSLHAPASERVVSGLEPYTLDVQVPGLLHASLVRSPHPHARIRSIDTSEALALPGVHAVLTHHDSPATLYSSARHEDRFDDPDDSRVFDDVVRFRGQRVAAVIADDVGIAEAAVRLVRVDYEVLPAVFDPDEARRPGAPLVHGDKDPAVSRLADPQRNIVAEMHGEHGDVAAGLARAAEVVSGTWSTQRVAHTHLETHATVGWMEEGRLVLRTSSQVPFLVQREICRLFELEPERVRVFTARVGGGFGGKQEILTEDVVTLAVLATGRPVQLEFTRSDEFTLSPSRHPMRVGVTVGATSDGLLTALAVDVLSDTGAYGNHGPGVMFHGCNESITLYRSPAKRVDAQSVYTNNLPSGAFRGYGLGQVIFAVDSALDELARRLGISGFEIRRRNAVVPGDPLIITEAEGPDLGFGGSYGLDQCLDLAERALGDGGGDPVPAGDRWLVGEGMAAAMIATMPPRGHFADVTVAMAADGTVTVSVGTAEFGNGTTTVHAQLAATALGTTPGRIRIRQSDTDVTRYDTGAFGSAGTVVAGKAVHVAATALADLLREAAAARTGIAAAAFALTPDALVAGDVSVPIAELAGPDGLAAQAHEDGALRSLAFNVHAFRVAVDPATGEVRILRSVQAVDAGTVLNPAQLRGQVEGGTAQAIGTAVYEEVVHDGEGRILTDVLRNYHIPQLADLPVTEVLFARTHDDLGPHGAKSMSEAPYNPVAPALANAVRDAIGIRPHDLPMSRDRVWRLLHGGGLQPRFDSPTTLGERGTRE, from the coding sequence GTGAGCATGACCGTGGACGGCCGCGAGATCCCGGGCGAGCCGGCGCCCGGCCAGAGCCTGCGCACCTGGCTGCGCGAGCACGAGGTGTTCAGCGTGAAGAAGGGCTGCGACTCGGGCGACTGCGGGGCGTGCGCGGTGCTCCTCGACGGCGAGGCCGTGCACTCGTGCATCCTGCCCGCGTTCCGGGCCGCGGGCCGCGAGGTCACGACGGCGGCGGGGCTGGGGACGCCCGGCGACCTGCATCCCGTGCAGGCGCGGTTCGTGGAGGCGGCCGGGTTCCAGTGCGGGTTCTGCACGCCGGGCATGGTCGTCACGGCCGCGTCGCTCGGCGACGACGAGCTCGACGACCTGCCGCGCCTGATGAAGAGCAGCCTCTGCCGGTGCACGGGGTACCGGGCGATCGACGAGGCGATCCGCGGCGAGCACGGCGGCGCGGATCACGCGCACGGCGACGGCTGCGGCGGCGCGCGGCCGGAGGGGCTCGGGCCGGTGCGGGCGACGGGATCCGCGGCCGCCGCCGGGTCCGCCGCGACGGCCGCCGACGGCAGCGGCGACGATGCCCGCGCCGCCGAGCGCGCCCAGACCGGCCGCGTCGGCACGTCGCTGCACGCGCCCGCGAGCGAGCGCGTCGTCAGCGGCCTCGAGCCGTACACGCTCGACGTCCAGGTCCCCGGCCTCCTGCACGCGAGCCTGGTGCGGAGCCCGCACCCGCACGCCCGCATCCGCTCCATCGACACGTCGGAGGCGCTCGCGCTGCCGGGCGTGCACGCCGTGCTCACCCACCACGACTCCCCCGCGACGCTCTACTCGTCCGCCCGGCACGAGGACCGCTTCGACGACCCCGACGACAGCCGCGTCTTCGACGACGTCGTGCGGTTCCGCGGGCAGCGCGTCGCGGCCGTGATCGCCGACGACGTGGGCATCGCGGAGGCCGCCGTGCGCCTGGTGCGGGTGGACTACGAGGTCCTCCCCGCCGTCTTCGACCCCGACGAGGCGCGGCGGCCGGGCGCGCCCCTCGTGCACGGCGACAAGGATCCGGCCGTCTCGCGCCTCGCCGACCCGCAGCGCAACATCGTCGCCGAGATGCACGGCGAGCACGGCGATGTGGCGGCCGGGCTCGCCCGCGCCGCCGAGGTGGTCTCGGGCACGTGGTCCACGCAGCGCGTCGCGCACACGCACCTCGAGACGCACGCGACCGTGGGCTGGATGGAGGAGGGCCGCCTGGTCCTCCGCACCAGCTCGCAGGTCCCGTTCCTCGTGCAGCGCGAGATCTGCCGCCTGTTCGAGCTGGAGCCCGAGCGGGTGCGCGTCTTCACGGCCCGCGTGGGCGGCGGGTTCGGCGGCAAGCAGGAGATCCTCACCGAGGACGTCGTCACCCTCGCGGTGCTCGCGACCGGACGCCCGGTGCAGCTGGAGTTCACGCGGTCGGACGAGTTCACGCTGTCGCCGTCGCGGCACCCGATGCGCGTGGGCGTCACGGTCGGCGCCACCTCCGACGGCCTCCTCACGGCGCTCGCGGTCGACGTGCTCAGCGACACGGGCGCGTACGGCAACCACGGGCCGGGCGTCATGTTCCACGGCTGCAACGAGTCGATCACCCTCTACCGGTCGCCGGCCAAGCGCGTGGACGCGCAGAGCGTCTACACGAACAACCTGCCGTCGGGCGCGTTCCGCGGCTACGGCCTCGGGCAGGTGATCTTCGCGGTCGACTCCGCGCTCGACGAGCTGGCGCGGCGGCTCGGCATCTCGGGCTTCGAGATCCGGCGGCGGAACGCGGTCGTGCCCGGCGACCCGCTGATCATCACGGAGGCGGAGGGTCCCGACCTCGGCTTCGGCGGCAGCTACGGGCTCGACCAGTGCCTCGACCTCGCCGAGCGGGCGCTGGGCGACGGCGGCGGGGATCCCGTGCCGGCCGGCGACCGCTGGCTCGTGGGCGAGGGCATGGCCGCGGCGATGATCGCCACCATGCCGCCGCGCGGGCACTTCGCCGACGTGACCGTGGCGATGGCCGCGGACGGCACGGTGACGGTGTCGGTGGGCACGGCCGAGTTCGGCAACGGCACGACGACCGTGCACGCGCAGCTCGCCGCGACCGCGCTCGGGACGACGCCCGGCCGGATCCGCATCCGCCAGTCCGACACCGACGTCACGCGCTACGACACGGGCGCGTTCGGCTCCGCGGGCACGGTCGTCGCGGGCAAGGCCGTGCACGTCGCCGCGACCGCGCTCGCCGACCTGCTGCGGGAGGCGGCCGCCGCGCGCACGGGGATCGCCGCCGCCGCGTTCGCGCTCACACCGGACGCGCTCGTCGCGGGCGACGTGTCCGTGCCGATCGCCGAGCTGGCGGGCCCCGACGGCCTCGCAGCGCAGGCGCACGAGGACGGCGCGCTCCGCTCCCTCGCGTTCAACGTGCACGCGTTCCGGGTGGCGGTGGATCCCGCGACGGGCGAGGTCCGCATCCTCCGCTCCGTGCAGGCCGTCGACGCCGGCACCGTGCTGAACCCGGCGCAGCTGCGCGGCCAGGTCGAGGGCGGCACGGCGCAGGCGATCGGCACGGCCGTGTACGAGGAGGTCGTGCACGACGGCGAGGGGCGGATCCTCACGGACGTGCTGCGGAACTACCACATCCCCCAGCTCGCCGACCTGCCCGTGACCGAGGTGCTCTTCGCCCGCACGCACGACGACCTCGGCCCGCACGGCGCCAAGTCGATGAGCGAGGCGCCCTACAACCCGGTCGCTCCCGCGCTGGCGAACGCGGTGCGCGACGCCATCGGGATCCGCCCGCACGACCTGCCGATGTCGCGGGACCGCGTGTGGCGGCTCCTGCACGGCGGCGGCCTGCAGCCGCGCTTCGACAGCCCGACGACGCTCGGGGAGCGCGGGACGCGGGAGTAG
- a CDS encoding Pr6Pr family membrane protein yields the protein MQRILGGVRLVAALVVVTALVADFDYVQGFTTFAAENWFSYFTTQSGMAGAVVLAASGLHALRGRVEPELMAAVRAVVLSYVVVSGVVFGLIVLESSSQAYYVEVPWSSRLLHFVIPAYALLDWTLAPGRPRVTWKAVGWAMLFPIAWCAFTEYRGPRVGWYPYFFLDPAQVGVPYEITAWLALVAGVLAGCPRSSWRSAACGPRDPGAGGAGTTTRRMRRPSRTSPRAPPRTRPRRRRARRRPPSAELPSRASTDARMRAWGVTTSADPRSPDDGGTSLELRWPTVMTHDGDPEAAVIDVVNVGAGRWIPREGDAFVAIGAFTEPDAPAPGISFAVAGGQRAAVALDPGDRTRIPVAITAGDWAALRPGPHDLHIALVGLSARTAGPLRVDVTAEAIARRRPVDRSERPPTDSDMRRSHDARISWLRTRVAAADALVPLVSELAAVASRAEAVARIRTLLDLDEEHAQLLLHTQLHGLLPYAAEAIRHEWPRP from the coding sequence GTGCAGAGGATCCTCGGTGGAGTGCGCCTGGTCGCCGCGCTCGTCGTGGTCACCGCGCTCGTCGCGGACTTCGACTACGTGCAGGGCTTCACGACGTTCGCGGCCGAGAACTGGTTCAGCTACTTCACGACGCAGAGCGGGATGGCGGGCGCCGTCGTGCTCGCGGCGTCCGGGCTGCACGCGCTCCGCGGCCGCGTCGAGCCGGAGCTCATGGCGGCCGTGCGCGCGGTCGTGCTCAGCTACGTCGTGGTGTCCGGCGTGGTCTTCGGCCTCATCGTGCTGGAGTCGAGCTCGCAGGCCTACTACGTGGAGGTGCCGTGGTCGAGCCGGCTGCTGCACTTCGTGATCCCCGCCTACGCGCTCCTCGACTGGACCCTCGCGCCCGGCCGCCCGCGCGTCACGTGGAAGGCCGTCGGCTGGGCGATGCTCTTCCCGATCGCCTGGTGCGCGTTCACGGAGTACCGCGGCCCGCGCGTCGGCTGGTACCCGTACTTCTTCCTCGATCCCGCGCAGGTCGGGGTCCCGTACGAGATCACCGCATGGCTGGCGCTCGTGGCGGGCGTGCTCGCGGGGTGTCCGCGTTCGTCGTGGCGCTCAGCCGCGTGCGGCCCGCGGGATCCCGGGGCGGGAGGCGCGGGGACGACCACGAGGCGGATGAGGCGACCGTCGCGGACGAGCCCGCGCGCGCCTCCACGGACGCGTCCCCGCCGACGCCGCGCGAGACGGCGGCCGCCGAGCGCTGAGCTGCCGAGCCGCGCATCGACGGATGCGCGCATGCGAGCCTGGGGCGTGACCACCTCCGCAGACCCCCGATCCCCGGACGACGGCGGCACCTCCCTCGAGCTGCGCTGGCCGACCGTGATGACGCACGACGGCGACCCGGAGGCCGCGGTCATCGACGTGGTGAACGTCGGCGCCGGGCGGTGGATCCCACGGGAGGGCGACGCCTTCGTCGCCATCGGAGCGTTCACGGAGCCCGATGCGCCCGCGCCTGGCATCTCCTTCGCCGTCGCGGGCGGGCAGCGTGCTGCGGTGGCGCTGGATCCGGGAGACCGGACGCGCATCCCGGTGGCGATCACGGCCGGCGACTGGGCCGCCCTCCGCCCCGGCCCGCACGACCTCCACATCGCGCTCGTCGGCCTGTCCGCGCGCACGGCGGGGCCCCTGCGCGTGGATGTCACGGCCGAGGCGATCGCCCGCCGCCGCCCCGTCGACAGGTCGGAACGGCCGCCGACGGACTCGGACATGCGCCGCTCGCACGACGCCCGCATCTCCTGGCTCCGGACGCGGGTCGCCGCCGCCGACGCGCTCGTGCCCCTCGTCTCCGAGCTGGCCGCGGTCGCGTCCCGGGCCGAGGCCGTGGCGCGGATCCGCACGCTGCTCGACCTCGACGAGGAGCACGCCCAGCTCCTGCTGCACACGCAGCTGCATGGCCTCCTGCCGTACGCGGCGGAGGCGATCCGGCATGAGTGGCCGAGGCCGTGA
- a CDS encoding IS481-like element IS1121 family transposase, translating to MSHGNARLTVHGRVLLVRRVVEDRRPVAHVARELGVSRQCAHRWVNRFRAEGLRGLTDRSSRPRSVPRRTSPERERAVLEARAQLRAGPARLAPVTGVPSRTISRILRRHGAPPLAWLDPVTGAVIRASRSTAHRYEHEHPGDLIHVDVKKLGRIPDGGGWRVHGRSEQVRGRGIGFDYVHAAVDDHTRLAYAEIHPDEKGATAAGFLTRAAAYFAGRGITRIERVITDNAFAYRHSTAFKNAVQDLGARQKFIRPHCPWQNGKVERFNRTLATEWAYRQPFTSNQHRADALDPFIEHYNTERIHSSHGLTPAARVSPTS from the coding sequence ATGTCCCACGGTAATGCTCGTCTGACGGTTCACGGGAGGGTTCTCCTCGTGCGGCGGGTGGTGGAGGATCGTCGGCCGGTCGCGCACGTCGCGCGGGAGCTGGGGGTGTCGCGGCAGTGCGCGCATCGATGGGTGAACCGGTTCCGTGCCGAGGGGCTGCGAGGGCTGACGGATCGGTCATCGCGGCCCCGGTCAGTACCGAGGCGAACGAGCCCGGAGCGGGAACGGGCCGTGCTGGAAGCGCGGGCCCAGTTGCGGGCGGGTCCTGCGCGGCTGGCGCCGGTGACAGGTGTTCCATCCCGTACGATCTCCCGCATCCTGCGCCGGCACGGGGCGCCGCCGTTGGCATGGTTGGACCCCGTCACCGGGGCCGTGATCCGGGCATCCCGGTCAACGGCGCACCGGTATGAGCACGAGCATCCGGGTGATCTGATCCACGTGGACGTGAAGAAGCTCGGGAGGATCCCGGACGGAGGCGGCTGGCGGGTCCACGGGCGCAGCGAGCAGGTCCGCGGCCGCGGGATCGGGTTCGATTACGTCCATGCCGCGGTCGATGACCACACCCGTCTCGCCTACGCGGAGATCCATCCCGATGAGAAAGGCGCGACCGCGGCCGGGTTCCTGACCCGCGCAGCGGCGTACTTCGCCGGGCGCGGGATCACCCGGATCGAGCGGGTCATCACGGACAACGCGTTCGCCTACCGGCACTCGACCGCGTTCAAGAACGCCGTCCAGGACCTGGGCGCGCGGCAGAAGTTCATCCGCCCGCACTGCCCCTGGCAGAACGGCAAGGTCGAGCGCTTCAACCGGACCCTCGCGACCGAGTGGGCCTACCGGCAACCCTTCACCAGCAACCAACACCGGGCCGACGCGCTTGACCCCTTCATCGAGCACTACAACACTGAACGAATCCACTCAAGCCACGGGCTCACGCCCGCGGCCCGAGTGTCACCAACGTCATGA
- a CDS encoding FAD-dependent oxidoreductase has protein sequence MSISRRTLLTASVSGLSLLGLAACTRTTPTPATPTATASATPTPTPTAGVAGLPDPVAFARSDWAGDPFARGSGSFLRPGATTADREALARPIEDRVFFAGEATSADRPGTVAGAYASGLRAAGEVDRAGAGSERIAVVGAGIAGTAAARALRDAGHDVVLVEARAELGGRIRAAGGTDWPHPAELGALWIAADDDDLLRDALEAAGITRYGLALITESRGPDGAVLEPSTAGSDAIAAARARALAQPGAVSLAAALRETGGDALSTEGGAAAPAARLAALLSTDVAIAHGASPDELSGARGLDEPAPVGNVAVTGGFAGLVQHLLRDQDIDVLRESTVSRIAYGNGRVGLRLGSGESLSVDRVVVTVPLGVLQAGAIAFDPALPSSHDVAIRALGPGRADRIWLRFAEPFWSTTATVWTSYDAGGSFTRWYNLMPISGEPVLMAEVGAAAADRVAAMDDQALRSAALRTLAPFADPALLAEGTATPEPGPSATPTP, from the coding sequence ATGTCGATCTCCCGCCGCACCCTCCTCACCGCGTCCGTGTCGGGGCTGTCGCTCCTCGGGCTCGCGGCGTGCACGCGGACGACGCCGACGCCCGCCACGCCCACGGCCACCGCCTCCGCGACGCCGACCCCCACGCCCACCGCGGGCGTCGCCGGCCTCCCGGATCCCGTCGCCTTCGCGCGCTCCGACTGGGCGGGCGATCCGTTCGCGCGCGGATCCGGCAGCTTCCTCCGACCCGGCGCCACGACCGCCGACCGCGAGGCGCTCGCCCGCCCGATCGAGGACCGCGTGTTCTTCGCCGGCGAGGCCACGAGCGCCGACCGCCCCGGCACGGTCGCGGGCGCCTACGCGTCGGGGCTCCGTGCGGCAGGCGAGGTGGATCGCGCGGGCGCCGGATCCGAGCGCATCGCGGTCGTCGGCGCCGGCATCGCGGGCACCGCTGCGGCCCGCGCCCTGCGCGATGCCGGGCACGACGTCGTCCTCGTCGAGGCGCGCGCAGAGCTCGGCGGCCGGATCCGAGCGGCCGGCGGCACCGACTGGCCCCACCCCGCCGAGCTCGGCGCGCTGTGGATCGCCGCCGACGACGACGACCTGCTGCGCGACGCGCTCGAGGCCGCCGGCATCACCCGCTACGGCCTCGCGCTCATCACCGAGAGCCGCGGGCCCGACGGCGCGGTGCTGGAGCCCTCGACGGCGGGATCCGACGCCATCGCCGCCGCGCGCGCCCGGGCCCTCGCGCAGCCCGGCGCCGTCAGCCTCGCCGCGGCCCTGCGGGAGACCGGCGGCGACGCGCTCTCCACCGAGGGCGGTGCCGCAGCGCCCGCTGCCCGCCTCGCCGCGCTCCTCTCCACCGACGTCGCGATCGCCCACGGCGCGTCGCCCGACGAACTCTCGGGCGCCCGCGGCCTCGACGAGCCGGCGCCCGTCGGCAACGTCGCCGTCACGGGCGGCTTCGCGGGCCTCGTGCAGCATCTGCTGCGCGACCAGGACATCGACGTGCTGCGGGAGTCGACCGTCTCCCGCATCGCCTACGGCAACGGCCGCGTGGGGCTGCGGCTCGGGTCCGGCGAGTCGCTCTCGGTCGACCGCGTGGTCGTCACCGTGCCGCTCGGCGTGCTCCAGGCGGGCGCGATCGCGTTCGACCCGGCGCTGCCGTCCTCGCACGACGTCGCCATCCGCGCGCTCGGCCCCGGCCGCGCCGACCGCATCTGGTTGCGCTTCGCCGAGCCGTTCTGGTCGACGACCGCCACGGTCTGGACGTCCTACGACGCCGGCGGGAGCTTCACGCGCTGGTACAACCTCATGCCGATCTCGGGCGAGCCCGTGCTCATGGCCGAGGTGGGCGCGGCGGCGGCGGACCGGGTCGCGGCCATGGACGACCAGGCGCTCCGGTCGGCGGCGCTCCGCACGCTGGCGCCGTTCGCGGATCCGGCGCTCCTCGCGGAGGGGACGGCCACCCCGGAGCCGGGCCCGAGCGCCACGCCGACGCCCTAG